The genomic region CGTATTTTCCACCTGTCGCCTTCAGGTTCTTAACAAAAACGCTTCTGACTACAGGGAGATATTCCCCCTCTTCGTTATCGTATCTGAGATTTATTCTGATCACCTCTTCCGAAACGTTCACAGCCACGTTGTCTATAAAGAAGATGTTCTCCATGTATCCTCCACGCCTGGAATTCGTTTTCAACCTGAGAGCCCTTTCCACATTCATGTAGACGTTGTTCCTTGCAACGACGTTTCTCACACCACCGGACATTTCACTCCCAATCACAAGTCCACCATGACTCGCCTGACTGATCACCAGGTTGTCCCTCACAAGAATGTATTCAGAAGGCACTCCGATTCGCCTTCCGTCCGCGTCTCTCCCCGATTTGATGACCACAGAATCATCACCTGTGTCGAATCTGCATTTCTCAATGAGCATATACTTGCAGGATTCAGGATCGATACCATCATTGTTTGGGCCCGTGCTCGAAATTTCGATGTTTCTTATGATCACATTTTCAGAAAGAACAGGATGTACACACCACATAGGAGAGTTGATGATCTTCACATCTTCTACCAAAACATTCCTGCATCTGTAAAACTGAACAAAACTCGGTCTCAGATAATGTCCCTTTCCGAACACTCTCTCTTCAACTGGTGTTCCTCTCTCTGCCATCTCTTTCAGTTTTTTTACATCCTCCTGCTGGTTGGGAAGTCCTTCCTTCCATCCGAAATCTTTCTTTCCCTTCCAGGACCACCAGTGTTCGTTGTCTGCTGAACCGTCTAAAACCCCACTTCCGGTGATAGCCACGTTTTTACAATCCAAGGCGTAAACCAGGGGAGAATAATTGTACAGTTCGATTCCCTCGAACCTGGTGAGAACGACGGGAAGGTATCTCTCAGGATCAGGAATGAATTTTATGGTTCCCTTCACGTGGAGTTCGATGTTGCTCTTCAAATGAATTGGTCCCGTTAGAAACACACCTTCGGGAACAATCAGTCTTCCTCCGCCCTGTTTTGAAAGTTCTTCTATGGCCCTTTTGAAGCTCTCAGAACAGTCGGTTCTTTCATCCCCTCTCGCTCCAAAATCGAGGAGGTTAACCTCTCGATTGGGTATTTCGGGCTCTCTCACGTGATTCAAAATCTCTTCTTCAATCTTTTTTGCCAGTTCTTCCATGATCATCCCTCCGGATAAAGGATTACCTTCAAAGCCTCTCTCGATTCCATGAGTTCCAGTGCTCTGTTTGCCTCTTTCAAAGGAAGTCTGTGCGTGATGAGTTTGGAAAGAAGTTGATAATTCCTGGACGTGATTGAAACCGTCTTCACGAAGTGTGAAGCATCACTGACCCAAATTCCCTTGAAAGTCGCGCTCTTCAAAACAAGCCATTCGTAAACCTTAAAAGGTACAGGATCCTGTGGCACAGCTACCCCCGCAACAGCGTAAAATCCTCCTCTTCTCAGTAACTCAGCTCCTTCGAGAAGCGCTCTGCTGTCCCCCGTCGCCTCCAGGACAAAATCTGCTCCTCTACCGTGTGTGATGTCCATTATTGCTTTTCTTCTCTCCTCAGCACTCGTTTCTCTTCTGTTAAATGTGAGATCTGCTCCTATTTCTTCGGCGAGTTTCAGCCTGTTCGGAGAACCCGCTATTACAACCACCTTCTCCGCACCAAGACTCCTTGCTATAACAACTCCAAACAATCCCAAAGGTCCCGCTCCCTGTATAACAACGGTCTTCCCAGCAAAGGATTCAGGATACTCATCAAATGCGTGATATGCAGTTGCTCCCGAACACATCGCCATAGCAAGAACATCAAGATCGTCTTTTTCCGATACCTTTAAAACGTCTGTTTCTGGGTCCAGCACAATGTGAGAACTGTAGCATCCTCTGAGGTGAGGATACTCAGAACATCCCCTGTTTATTCCATAGACCTTTCTATTTGGACAGAGATAAGGTTCTTTTGACACCTTACACCAGTAACATTCACCACAGGTGATACCCCTATTCCAGACTATCAAATCACCGGGTTTAAGGAGTTCTCCATTGAGATCTCTCTTTTCTCCGTTCACTTCGACAACTCTTCCTGCACCCTCGTGCCCCAGGATGATGGGAAGAGGTACTCTGGGATCTTCTCCGCGAAACATGTGAACATCGGAACCACAAACACCTGCAGAGAGAATTTCAACCAGAATAGATCCTCGTGGAATGTCTGAGATCTCGAATTCTTTATATACAAGAGGTTGATTGAACTTTTCGAGCACCATGGCGTGAGCTTTCAACCCCATCACTCCCTTTAAGATGTTTGATGTTTCAGATAGCGCAATCCTGATTGCAATTATATCACAACTGTGAAGAAAGATTTGTTGTTGTACAAAATCAAATTCATATTTGTGTAATTATTGGTTCTTTATTTCGAAACATTAATTGGTGTAAAATTTCAAGAGATGAAATATCAAACATCTTACATTATAAGGAGGGGAAAGTATGAAAAGGAAACTTGTTTGGTTATCGTTTTTATTACTGATATTCACGCTTGCTTTTTCTCAAGTAGCCAATGTGCCAAGGTCGGACTTACTAATTGTTCAACACTCTCACGGTAGAGTCTCTGATCCTGCTAATTGCAATATTTTCACGTCATCCTGGAGATATCCGGCCAGAGGGCTTCATCAGTTGATCGTTAGACCTCTTTGGATGGTTGATCCTGCGAAAATGGAAATTATCAATGTTCTTGCAGAAACTAGCCCTATTTACAACGATGATTTCACGGAAATGACTGTTAAACTTCGCAAAGGGATATATTGGAGTGATGGAGTGGAATTCACTGCCGATGATGTTGTCTTCGGAGTGAAATTAACGATTCAAAATGAAGGTATGTCTAACCACGTTCAACTCAAAGAATGGGTCAAAGATGTCGAGGCAAAAGATAAATACACTGTCGTTTTTAAGCTAAACAAATCCAATCCTAGATTCCATTATTATTTTGTCGACAGATGGGGTTGCTGGAGACCATT from Thermotoga sp. Mc24 harbors:
- a CDS encoding zinc-binding dehydrogenase — translated: MGLKAHAMVLEKFNQPLVYKEFEISDIPRGSILVEILSAGVCGSDVHMFRGEDPRVPLPIILGHEGAGRVVEVNGEKRDLNGELLKPGDLIVWNRGITCGECYWCKVSKEPYLCPNRKVYGINRGCSEYPHLRGCYSSHIVLDPETDVLKVSEKDDLDVLAMAMCSGATAYHAFDEYPESFAGKTVVIQGAGPLGLFGVVIARSLGAEKVVVIAGSPNRLKLAEEIGADLTFNRRETSAEERRKAIMDITHGRGADFVLEATGDSRALLEGAELLRRGGFYAVAGVAVPQDPVPFKVYEWLVLKSATFKGIWVSDASHFVKTVSITSRNYQLLSKLITHRLPLKEANRALELMESREALKVILYPEG
- the pelB gene encoding exopolygalacturonase PelB; this encodes MIMEELAKKIEEEILNHVREPEIPNREVNLLDFGARGDERTDCSESFKRAIEELSKQGGGRLIVPEGVFLTGPIHLKSNIELHVKGTIKFIPDPERYLPVVLTRFEGIELYNYSPLVYALDCKNVAITGSGVLDGSADNEHWWSWKGKKDFGWKEGLPNQQEDVKKLKEMAERGTPVEERVFGKGHYLRPSFVQFYRCRNVLVEDVKIINSPMWCVHPVLSENVIIRNIEISSTGPNNDGIDPESCKYMLIEKCRFDTGDDSVVIKSGRDADGRRIGVPSEYILVRDNLVISQASHGGLVIGSEMSGGVRNVVARNNVYMNVERALRLKTNSRRGGYMENIFFIDNVAVNVSEEVIRINLRYDNEEGEYLPVVRSVFVKNLKATGGKYALRIEGLENDYVKDILISDTIMEGAKISVLLEFGQLGMENVIMNGSRFEKLYIEGKALLK